The Setaria viridis chromosome 6, Setaria_viridis_v4.0, whole genome shotgun sequence genome contains a region encoding:
- the LOC117860605 gene encoding uncharacterized protein, with protein sequence MDGGSGLNLLYAETLDAMGIDRSRLRPSKAPFHGVVPGKQATPLGQIDLPVTFGTPSNYRKEVLTFEVVGFRGTYHAILGRPCYAKFMAIPNYTYLKLKLPGPNGVITVGTTFQKAYECDVECCEYVAAVTVSGDMVAQLEETVEDRPDAKQSGTSFEPTEGIKEVPLNPGCSNGGVVRISAALSPK encoded by the coding sequence atggatgggggcagcggcctcaacctcctctacgctgagaccctcgacgccatggggatcgaccgctcccgtctccgtcctagcaaggctcccttccatggcgtcgtgccagggaagcaggcaacgcccctcgggcagatcgacctgcccgtcacgtttgggaccccttccaactacaggaaggaggtcctcaccttcgaggtggtgggctttcgcggaacctaccacgccatcttgggccgCCCATGCTatgcgaagttcatggcaatccccaactacacctacctcaagctcaagctgccaggaCCCAACGgagtcatcaccgtcggcacgaccttccagaaggcttacgagtgcgacgtcgagtgctgcgagtacgtcGCGGCTGTCACCGTCTCGGGCGACATGGTGGCCCAGCTTGAGGAAACAGTTGAGGACCGgcccgacgccaagcagtcaggaacctccttcgagcccaccgaaggtatcaaagAAGTCCCCCTCAATCCCGGTTGTTCCAATGGAGGGGTGG